The nucleotide window CTAGGTAAACCCCACCCGGAGCAAGGTCAAGAGGAGGCATCGGCTGATGCCTCTGCGCGGACGACCGAGGGCTGCCCGCCCGAGTCCGCGGGTAGACCGCACGAGGCTGCCGGCAACGGCAGCCCTAGATGGATGGCCGTCTCCCCCCGGCCCGCAAGGACCGGGGGCGACAGAACCCGGCGTACAGGCCGACTCGTCCGCCATTACGGCCCTGACCGGGGGGAATGCCTAGGTCGGGGCTGTTGTGCGTTCCGGCGGGCTTCCCTTGCTGACCTGCGGGTTCCCGGGAGTGCCTTTGGGAATGTGCACTGGGTTGGGTATGCGGGACAGCGCTGCGTGCGACCGCTGGGAGAAGACGACCGGTGGTTTGCGACGGGTGGGGAGCGGTGGCCGGTGAGCGCCCAGGTGGTGGCGACGCACGGTTGGTGCAGGTTCGAGTCCCCGGCAGGAGACACCGAACATGGCTGGTCGTTCGTGCGGCGGCAAGCTGCGTATTCAAGCCACGGCGCGGGTGGAGGGGGATCGTTTAGCTTCAATCGGACCTCGTCTCGCGGTCCGGCCACATTGGGGCGGGCCGGACCGGGCCGGTGGACGGATCCGGTCATCTCAGAAGAACGTCTTGTCCCAGTTGCCTGTGATGAGGGCCTGGACCGCCTCCGCGAAGCCGTTGGCCACGCGCTGGATCCCTGCGTCTCCGCCGATCAAGATGTCGCCGTTCTCGGCCAGCAGGACGCAGTCCTCGGTGGAAAACACGATGCCAACCGGTAGAACTGGCTGGCCAATACGCTTGGCGTAGATGCGCACGTTCCTGGCCGGGAATTCCAGAGCCTGCTCGACGGACGTGGTGAGCTCAACCTCCGACTGTCGGAACATCCAGGTAACGGTCAGCTCACCGTAATCGCCCAGGAACGTTCGAATCTGGGGAGTGACCTCGTATCCGGCCTCGGAGTACTGGCTGCAGGCGTCGGCGAGATCCATCGGGCCGGCCTCGAACCGCCGGACTCCGGTAAGCGAGTCCCGTAGTCTCCGAATTGCCGGCCGCTCGCGGTTGTCGTTCAATCTGTCAGGACCTCTCCCCCGAAACCGGGTACCCATGTCTTGCAGTTGTCGCACATTTTGAATTTCTTGCCCTTGATGTTGACGGTCGCCACATCAATGTTCTTCGGGTCCGCACCGTCCTTGATTGCGTTGGTGAACATCCGAGGTTCACCGCATACACCAGCTGGACGGCCTGATGGGTGTTGCGATTCCTCAGGCATTGCGTCCATCACAGCCTTCTCGTGGCCGGATTCCGGCCCACTTTCGCCGTAGTAGACCTTACCTGTGGTCCGGTCCTTGCCCACAGAGTAGGCAAGCGGGAGATGGTCATCCTCACCGAGCCCGTCGGCGACATGCTGGATCCGTTTCTTCCCCAGGTCCATCAACTCCTTTTTGAGGGGGTCGCCCTGGTTCTGCGCCATGAGGCCGAGCGGGTCGCACCAGGTGTGCGGATTGTGGACGTAGGCGTCGGGGTTGGGGGACGGGCTGAGGCCGAGTGGGTCCGGGCTTGTGTAGCGCGCGGTTTCGGGGTCGTAGTAGCGGTTGAGGTTGTAGTGCAGGTGTGTCTCGGCGTCGAAGTACTGGCCGGGGAAGCGCAGTGGTGAAGCTTCCCCTTGTGACTGGACACCTGGAGACTGGGACATGAGGTTCCAGAGGAAGTAGTGCCAGGTGGGTAGTCAGTACTCCAAGCGGTATTCGGAGGAGTTCAAGCGGGACGCGATCGCGTTGGCCCGCTCCTCCGACAAGACGATCACGGAGGTCGCGCGGGATCTGGGGGTGAGTCCGGAGAGTCTGCGTGGCTGGGTCAAGCGTGACCGGATCGACCGCGGCGGGGGCACGTCGGGCGAGCTGACCAGCGCTGAGCGCGAGGAGCTGAAGCGGCTGCGCAGGCAGAGCGCCGAACAGCAGAAGACGATCGAGATCCTGAAAAAAGCGGCCTTCTTCGCGAAGGACAGCGACCGGTGAGCGAGTTCTACCAGTTCATCGCTGCGGAGAAGGCCGTCTACCCGGTGGCCCTGCTGTGCCGTGTCCTGGGCGTGGTCCGCTCCTCGTTCTACGCCTGGCTGGAGGCGGAGGATGCCCGGGAGGCCCGGACGCGGGCGGATGACGCGCTGGCCCACGAGATCACCGTGATCCACCTGGCCTCGA belongs to Streptomyces sp. NBC_01454 and includes:
- a CDS encoding transposase, which encodes MGSQYSKRYSEEFKRDAIALARSSDKTITEVARDLGVSPESLRGWVKRDRIDRGGGTSGELTSAEREELKRLRRQSAEQQKTIEILKKAAFFAKDSDR
- a CDS encoding SUKH-3 domain-containing protein codes for the protein MDLADACSQYSEAGYEVTPQIRTFLGDYGELTVTWMFRQSEVELTTSVEQALEFPARNVRIYAKRIGQPVLPVGIVFSTEDCVLLAENGDILIGGDAGIQRVANGFAEAVQALITGNWDKTFF